The following coding sequences lie in one Capsicum annuum cultivar UCD-10X-F1 chromosome 5, UCD10Xv1.1, whole genome shotgun sequence genomic window:
- the LOC107870222 gene encoding ras-related protein RABE1c, protein MAAPPARARADYDYLIKLLLIGDSGVGKSCLLLRFSDGSFTTSFITTIGIDFKIRTIELDGKRIKLQIWDTAGQERFRTITTAYYRGAMGILLVYDVTDESSFNNIRNWIRNIEQHASDNVNKILVGNKADMDESKRAVPTSKGQALADEYGIKFFETSAKTNLNVEEVFFSIGRDIKQRLSESDSKTEPQAIRINQSDQAGTAGQGAQKSSCCGS, encoded by the exons ATGGCAGCTCCACCAGCTAGGGCTCGAGCAGATTATGATTATCTCATTAAGCTTCTCCTCATTGGCGATAGCG GTGTGGGGAAGAGTTGTTTGCTTCTGAGATTCTCAGATGGTTCCTTCACAACAAGTTTCATCACAACTATTGG AATTGATTTTAAGATCAGAACAATTGAACTTGATGGCAAACGGATTAAGTTACAAATCTGGGATACAGCTGGTCAGGAGCGTTTCCGCACTATCACAACAG CGTATTATCGAGGAGCAATGGGCATTCTGCTGGTGTACGATGTCACAGACGAGTCTTCTTTCAATA ACATCAGGAACTGGATCCGCAACATAGAGCAACACGCTTCTGATAATGTCAACAAGATTTTGGTTGGGAACAAAGCGGATATGGACGAAAGCAAAAGA gCTGTGCCAACTTCCAAAGGTCAAGCTCTTGCCGATGAATATGGCATTAAGTTCTTTGAAACA AGTGCAAAGACAAACCTGAATGTGGAAGAAGTTTTCTTTTCTATTGGTAGGGATATCAAGCAAAGGCTTTCGGAATCTGATTCCAAGACTGAG CCTCAAGCAATCAGGATCAACCAATCCGATCAGGCAGGAACTGCTGGTCAAGGTGCTCAAAAGTCATCATGCTGTGGCTCGTGA
- the LOC107870221 gene encoding actin-depolymerizing factor 2 produces the protein MANAASGMAVHDDCKLKFLELKAKRTYRFIIYKIEEKQKQVVVEKLGEPTQSYEDFTAGLPADECRYAVYDFDFMTEENCQKSRIFFIAWSPDTARVRSKMIYASSKDRFKRELDGFQVELQATDPTEMGLDVFRSRAGGIEC, from the exons ATG GCTAACGCAGCATCTGGGATGGCTGTGCATGATGATTGCAAGCTGAAGTTTTTAGAGCTGAAGGCAAAAAGAACTTACCGCTTCATCATCTATAAGATTGAAGAGAAGCAAAAGCAGGTTGTCGTGGAAAAGCTTGGCGAACCAACTCAAAGCTACGAGGATTTCACTGCAGGCCTCCCTGCTGATGAGTGTCGATATGCTGTCTATGACTTTGATTTCATGACAGAAGAGAACTGTCAGAAGAGCAGGATATTCTTCATTGCTTG GTCACCTGACACCGCAAGGGTGAGAAGCAAGATGATTTATGCAAGCTCCAAAGACAGGTTCAAGAGAGAGCTTGACGGATTTCAGGTAGAGCTGCAAGCAACTGATCCTACAGAGATGGGGCTTGATGTTTTCAGAAGCCGAGCTGGCGGAATTGAATGTTGA